CAGCGTGGCGTTGCCATAGCGGTGGCTGGTCTGGAGCCCGACCATGCCCGCCATCAGCACGTGATCGTCGGGGATTGCGCCCCACCCCATCAGCGTCGGGACAACAGGGACATTCGCGATCTCGGCGAACTCGACCAGCAGGTCCGAGGCGTCGGCATTGATGACGCCACCGCCCGCCACGATCAGCGGCCGCTCGGCGGCATTGAGCATCTCCAGCGCCTTCTCGACCTGCTTGCGCGTAGCGGTGGGCTTGTAGACCGGCAGCGGCTCATAGGTCTCGTCGTCGAATTCGATCTCGGCGAGTTGCACGTCGATCGGCATGTCAATCAGCACCGGCCCGGGCCGGCCCGATCGCATCACATGAAAGGCCTGGCTAAACACGCGCGGCACCAGCGCCGGCTCGCGCACGGTCACCGCCCATTTGGTCACGGGCTTTGCAATCGATTCGATGTCGACGGCCTGAAAGTCTTCCTTGTAGAGCCGCGCGCGTGGCGCCTGCCCGGTGATGCAGAGGATCGGAATGGAATCGGCGATCGCCGAATAGAGACCGGTGATCATGTCGGTGCCGGCCGGCCCCGAGGTGCCGATGCAGACGCCGATATTGCCGGCCTTGGCCCGCGTATAGCCCTCGGCCATGTGCGAGGCACCCTCGACGTGCCGCGCCAGGATGTGACGGATCGAGCCCCGCTTCTTCAGCGCCGAGTAAAGCGGATTGATTGCGGCTCCGGGAACACCGAAGGCGGTTGAGATGCCCTCCTTCTCCAGGATTCGCACGGCTGCATCGACGGCTCGCATCTTCGCCATATCGGACCTCGCTCAAGTTGCGTCAGCGAGCGAGATCATCGGGCGCGCGGGATGCGATCTCAACGAGATCGATTTTATTTTCCACGATGCGGCAACCGCTGGAAAAACGCGGCGGTCTCAATCGGTTAGATCGAGCAATGCGTGAAAGCTGCTTACTCGAAAAGCGGCGCCAGCTCCATCTGCGGCACCAGCACGAGGCCCTTGTCGGTGATGCGAATTTCCGGAATGACCGATAGCGGAATCAAATTGAAGCCCATGTAAGGGATGGTGCAGCCGGCATCAGTCCACTCCTTCTTCAAGACCTTGACCTCTTCGGCCACCTCAGTGACGCGCTTGTCGGACAAGAGCCCCGCGATCGGAAGCGGTACAAGCGCCCTCACCTGGCCGTCGGCGACGACGCAGACGCCGCCCTGCTTTTCCTTGATCGCCGATATCGCCGCCTGCATATCGGCCTCATTGGTTCCGGCGACGATGAGGTTGTGGCTGTCATGGCCGACGCTGGAGGCGACCGCGCCGCGCTTCAGGCCGAAATCCTTCAGCAGGCCGTAAGCGACGTTGCCGGCCGATTTGCCGTGGCGCTCGACCACCGTGACGAAGCACAGGCCGTAGCGCGCGAGCAACGACGGCCAGTCCTTGGCCGGCTCGATCGCGACCTTCTCGTGGATCAGCGTAATGCCGGGCAACGCCGTCTTGATGGCGTTGACGGTGCACGCCTTTGCCGGCAGCTCCGGCGTCAGCTTGAGCTTCTCGGGCAGCTTCACGGTCGCGTAGGCCGCCTTCGGATATTGGTAGCGCTCAGACAACGCCTGATCGAGAAGCGGCGTGATCTTGCGGTTCTCCACCACCAGTTCGCCGCCGTACCAGGTCGATTGCGGCTTGAGATTATCGTCCATCAGCACCAGATCGGCGCGGCGGCCGCCGCCGAGCCCTCCGATGTCTCCCTCCATGCCGAAGCGGGTGGCGCCGTGCAGCGAACCCATCGACCAGGCCTGCTCCGGCGACATCCCCGCCTTCGCCGCCTCGCGCACCACCCAGTCGAGGCCGAACAGCAGAAGATCGTCGGCATCGCGGTCGTCGGTGCAGACGGCGGTGCGCTTGTGCGAAGCCCCCAACTCAGTGATCGTCCGGATCGCCTGCGGCAGCGAATGCCACGGTGTGGTCGGCGGTCCCCCGCGCAAGAACACCCAGACGCCGGCATCGAGCAGATCGTCGGCGATGTCACGGTCGATCGCTTCGTGCGTATCGGTGACGCCTGAAGCCGCGTAGGCCGCGACGAATTCGCGGCCGTAAACATGGCCCGACACCGGCCGTCCACGCTTGAGGGCCGCCGCGAGGATTGCATGGCTGCGCTCGTCGCCCATGGTGACAGGCACGAAATCCATCTTCTCGCCGAGCGCGACTGCTTCAGGCCAGCGATCGAACAGACCGGCAATCTTATCGGGCGTGAGGTCCCCGCCGGCGGTTTCCAGCTCGGCCGAGGTTGCCGGCACCGTGCTCGGCACGGTCAAAAAGATCGACAGCGGCGCCTGGCGCGCATCCTCCAGCATCGCCTCGACGCCTGCGACGTCCATGACGTTGCCGATCTCGTGGCTATCGCAGAAGATCGTGGTGGTCCCGTTGAGCAGCGCGGCCTCGGCGTAGGCGCAGGCCGTCACCATCGAAGATTCGATGTGAATATGCGGATCGACCAGCCCTGGCGCGATGATCCCGCCGCCGACGTCATACAGCGGCACGTCGCTCCACATCTTCTTCGCCGTTCCGCCCGGTTTCACAGCGGCGATGCGACCGCCTGCGATCCAGATCTCGCGTCCCGGATGGATCCGCTCGGAATAGGTCGAGAGCATCCGCGCGCCTGAGATGACAAGGTCGGGCGCGAGCCGCGCGGAGGCGACATCGGCGAGACGGCGTGTCATCGTATGCAGCGGGGCGACGGCAAAACGGGTCAGTTTGGTCATCGGGACTCTCGCAGGGCGTTACGGTCGGACGATGGTTACGCCCCGCGCCAAACTGGGCAAGCTCAAATATAACGGCACGCCCTGCTTACGCCTTGGGCGGTGAACCGCCTGCCGTCACCGACCTTGCAGGTCGGCGCGAGTTCCGCCTTCTCGGCGGTGGCGTGGCGGTCGGCTTGACCCGAATCCGCATCGACCGGCCCTTTAACTCGTCAATTTCGAACGAATTCGTCTTTCGCACGAGATCACTCAGCTTGCGGAAGCCAAAGGTCCTCGGATCGAAATCGGAAGCCAGATTGGCGAGCTGCCGGCCGACTTCCCCGAGCGTCACCCAGCCGTCTTCGCTTTCCATCTGGGTGATGACCTTCTTGATGATGGGCGTCGCGGCATCCGGCGGCTGAAGCGATGTCGATCTTGACGCGACATCCTGGGTGTTCGCCGGGACCGCGAGCAGGTTCTCTGTGTAGACAAATCTTCGGCAGGCCTGCCTGAAGCTTTCCGGTGTCTTGTGTTCGCCGAACCCGAAGACATCGACGCCCTGCTCCCGGATGCGGGCGGCCAGACGGGTGAAGTCGCTGTCGGACGACACCAGGCAGAAGCCATCGAACCGGCCGCTGTGAAGCAGGTCCATTGCGTCGATGACCAAGGTTATGTCGGAGGCGTTCTTTCCCGTCGTATAGGCGAACTGCTGCTGTGGGATGATGGCGTGCTTCGATAGGATGTCAGCCCACCCCCTGGATCGCGCACTGGAGAAGTCGCCATAGATGCGGCGAACGCTGGCCTCGCCGATCTTGGCAATCTCCTCGAACAGTCCATCGGCGATCTTTGCGGATGCATTGTCGGCGTCAATCAGAACAGCGAGACGGGGCGAACGGAGCTCGGAAGGCATGACATTCCCCATAAGGACGCGACAACGGGGGATGGATATACCGATGTTGGGGCTCTTGCCGCCAGACCTGATTTCCTTCAGCGGGTCACGACCGACCGCAAACCCGGCTCAGGCCGGTTTCACCGCCGGGGTCATCCCCCCGAGCGCGGCCGTCAGTTCCGCGGCCACCTCCCGCACCATCCGGCCAACCTCAGGCAATCGCTGGTCGGTGATGCGGCTGGTCAGGCCCGAGACGGAGATCGCGGCGAGCGGCTCTACCAGCGCGTTGTAGACCACGGCGGCGACGCAGCGCAGGCCCATCTCGGCCTCTTCGTCGTCCACCGCAAAACCTTGCTTGCGGATCGTCGCGAGCTCCTTGAACAGGTCGCTCGGCCGCACAATGGATTTTTCGGTGAGGCGGGGCATGCCGTGATGGCGGATGACGGCGCCAACGTCCTCGTCGGAATAGGTCGCAAGCACCGCCTTGCCGACGCCCGACGTGACCATGGGAACGCGACCGCCGACCTTGGTCAGCGAGCGCATGATCTCGCGGCTTTCCATGCGGGTCAGCACGATGATGAACTCGTCGTCGACCACGGCAAGGTTGGCGGTCTCGCGGGTCAGATCGCGCAGCTTGCGGAGGTACGGAATCGCCTGCGCGGTGAAATTGCGCCTCCGCGCGAAGCTAGCACCCACGGTGAAGCTGCGCACACCGACATGCCATTTGGATTCGGCGCGGTCGAACTGAACGAAGCGGCGGCTTTCCAGCGTCGCCAGCAGGCGGTGCACGGTGGAAGCCGACAGGCCGGTGCGAACGGCGAGGTCGCTGAGGCGATAGCCTTCGTCGTCTTCGGCCAATGTTTCCAGGATCGACAGTGCACGGTCGACGGACTGCACGCCGCCGTCACGATCGGCGTCTGCTGCCGATCGTGCGTCGAGCGATTTGCGCCGGATCACGTTCTTGCCCATCGCGACCTGCCGCTGTGGCTGGCGTCATTCCGGGACGCGCAAGAGCGCGTCCCCGGGATCTCGAAATCCCGGGTTCGACGCTTCGCGGCGCCCCGGGATCACTGGAGAGACTACGTTCAGAGCAGGCCCGCGCCGCGCGCCCACTTGTACTTGGCGCCGAGCACCTCGACCGGAAGTTCGGTCGAGTAAGCATAGGCCGGGATGCCGTTCTGGTAGAGATATTCGGCGGCTTCCTCGACCTCGACGTCGCCGGCCAGCGAAGCC
This genomic interval from Bradyrhizobium guangzhouense contains the following:
- a CDS encoding NYN domain-containing protein, producing the protein MPSELRSPRLAVLIDADNASAKIADGLFEEIAKIGEASVRRIYGDFSSARSRGWADILSKHAIIPQQQFAYTTGKNASDITLVIDAMDLLHSGRFDGFCLVSSDSDFTRLAARIREQGVDVFGFGEHKTPESFRQACRRFVYTENLLAVPANTQDVASRSTSLQPPDAATPIIKKVITQMESEDGWVTLGEVGRQLANLASDFDPRTFGFRKLSDLVRKTNSFEIDELKGRSMRIRVKPTATPPPRRRNSRRPARSVTAGGSPPKA
- a CDS encoding adenine deaminase C-terminal domain-containing protein, which produces MTKLTRFAVAPLHTMTRRLADVASARLAPDLVISGARMLSTYSERIHPGREIWIAGGRIAAVKPGGTAKKMWSDVPLYDVGGGIIAPGLVDPHIHIESSMVTACAYAEAALLNGTTTIFCDSHEIGNVMDVAGVEAMLEDARQAPLSIFLTVPSTVPATSAELETAGGDLTPDKIAGLFDRWPEAVALGEKMDFVPVTMGDERSHAILAAALKRGRPVSGHVYGREFVAAYAASGVTDTHEAIDRDIADDLLDAGVWVFLRGGPPTTPWHSLPQAIRTITELGASHKRTAVCTDDRDADDLLLFGLDWVVREAAKAGMSPEQAWSMGSLHGATRFGMEGDIGGLGGGRRADLVLMDDNLKPQSTWYGGELVVENRKITPLLDQALSERYQYPKAAYATVKLPEKLKLTPELPAKACTVNAIKTALPGITLIHEKVAIEPAKDWPSLLARYGLCFVTVVERHGKSAGNVAYGLLKDFGLKRGAVASSVGHDSHNLIVAGTNEADMQAAISAIKEKQGGVCVVADGQVRALVPLPIAGLLSDKRVTEVAEEVKVLKKEWTDAGCTIPYMGFNLIPLSVIPEIRITDKGLVLVPQMELAPLFE
- a CDS encoding IclR family transcriptional regulator, producing MGKNVIRRKSLDARSAADADRDGGVQSVDRALSILETLAEDDEGYRLSDLAVRTGLSASTVHRLLATLESRRFVQFDRAESKWHVGVRSFTVGASFARRRNFTAQAIPYLRKLRDLTRETANLAVVDDEFIIVLTRMESREIMRSLTKVGGRVPMVTSGVGKAVLATYSDEDVGAVIRHHGMPRLTEKSIVRPSDLFKELATIRKQGFAVDDEEAEMGLRCVAAVVYNALVEPLAAISVSGLTSRITDQRLPEVGRMVREVAAELTAALGGMTPAVKPA